The following DNA comes from Triticum aestivum cultivar Chinese Spring chromosome 3D, IWGSC CS RefSeq v2.1, whole genome shotgun sequence.
CCAAGAAAAATGGAAGGCATGGACAGACGTTACGCGACCGGTCAACCTCTGCTTTGCCAGCACGTAGCACGTAGCAGGCACACCAGATTggcagcccggtgcacgtagcAGGCACACCAGATTGGCAGCCGGTGCATCCTCCCGACGGCCCTGCTCCCCGTTAGCCACTGCCCCGGCTCGCCACAACCCTCTCGTCGCCCGAACGCTGCGTACTGCTGCTGCTCGCCGCTGCCACTTGTGCTCGCTCGTCCAACCTCAGCGGCTCACTCGCGAAGACCTCTGTTGTGCTCTCGGCGCCCTCGGGGAGCCCCGGCACGCGCTGGAGGCGCAGCCGCCCTCTGCCGTGGCGCGGCGTCGACCTCCCGACGCGGCGCTCCTCCCCGCGGCGCAGCACAACCGATGGCAAGCGCCACCCGGCAGGAGCCACGACGCCCTCAGGCACTCGGGTGCCGCAGTACGGCGAGGAAGACCCAGGCCGGCGACGGCCTCGGGCGTGGCGACGACAGAGCATAGCCGCGGGGTGGCCTAGTCGGGAACGGGTGGATCTCGCCGGCTGGGATAGGGAAGACAGCCGTGGGTCGGGGACCGGTGGATCGCCGGCGGCCGCGAGTCAGGACTACGGCGGCGGGAGAGTTTGCTCACCGGGTGGCACAGCAATGTGGGTGGCCTTGCAGCGCCGCCGACACACGGGCCCCGCAGGTCGCGTCGGCGGTGGTCTGGCCGAGCCGGAGCTCCACGGCGCCGGTGGCTCGGCCTGGAGCAGGTGGCGACGGCGCGCCTCGGGGAAGGGAGGCGGCGGTGATGGAGCGGCCCAgcagggcggggcagcggcgttgCAAGGCAGGCCCGCCGGCGGGCGCGGGTCGGCGGCGCGGTTGTGATTTGGATAGGTGAAAACTTTTTTTTAAACGTGAACTGGTCAAACGTTTGCGCCGTGAGACGTGAGTATGTGCGGACGGGCACCGTCTTCACCCAAGCCACGTGGCACCTGATAGTGGGGTCCATCCGTCAGATTCTGCACTAAACGGCTCTAATCATGGGTAGGGTacagagcaataccatacccatactcGTCTAGTCagtgggtacaaaattctacccatacccgtacccacgGGTATAAAACTTTACCATAGACGGGTACCCATATCCATTGGGTACCCAACGGATAGACCAAATAATACACAAGTTGTTCACAATTTTACGCTCATTCatagcacatttgacaaaaaaaTCAAATATCTTAGCTCAATAACAAGTAGATGGATACTAGACTATATCAAAATTTAGAAATCACAACATACTCATAAGTCAATTGGAGTAAACGAGTCACATGACAAATTAAAGATTAATTGACAACAAATTAACATTACTTTTACAAATGGGTAGGGTATACCCGTAGGTACAAGGCTATATCCGTACCCTACCCTGACTTAAAAgtgtgcccataccctacccatgcggGTACGGTACCGTGGGTACCCGTagccatgggtaaaattgccatgcGGGTACGGTACCGTGGGTACCCGTagccatgggtaaaattgccatccttgcTAATCGTCATAATCAGCGTTTTCTGAAAACCGTCACCACAATATTggtggttttttgaaaaaaaaatctaatAGTGGCGGTTTTTTTGAATTAGAGTCctggttttttgcaatttacttcATGGTTCGGCCGTATCATCAATTTTGTCGTTGAACGCAGTGTCAGATATGTCCGTGGAGACGCGAGTCCAAATTCCTGTAAATTGGCACCAAATGTGGGGAACCAGCGAGGTTTGTACACGTTTGGACTAGTTCCATGTATATGTGCCAGACTACGTGGTTCATGGTCCCACCTGAACTCATCGCCGCACATTCTCTCCCAACTCTCGGCAGGATAGTCGCGTTGCCGCTCCTGGGCCGTCCTCCTCCGCCGTCATGACAGACAAGGAGGAGGTCGTGCTCTCCTCCGACTATGAGGACACAACCGCACCTCCTCACGAAGACGGATGAGCGAGTACGCAGCACACCTGGAGCTCCTCCGTGACCGGGGGCCGACGCCTCCCTCGCCGCCTCTCCACACGTGAAGGAGGAGCCACGGTCGTCTCCTCACTACCACCGTACCACGTCAAGTAGGAGCCCCGCTCCTCCGGCAACCACGACGTCCACGACATCACCGCACTTCCCACGCCCGATCGCCATGAAGGAGCCCCCCGGTGCTCGTGGACGTGCGCGCCCGACGTCGTGCCGGACAGGAACACCAGCTCGTTAGTGCCACGATAGGAGGATTCTACATTTCTACAATTCATTGGTGCCCAGCTCTTCCATAGTGGCCTTTGCTACAGCTAGCATAGTGCGTCCCGGCTGCATTCCATTTCCACTCGAATCCATCAGTCTCGCCCGTGTTGATCTGAACACTTGCAGTGTATCTAATCTAATCTAAAAAGATGGCAGAGTGTTTGCACGAACAGAAAATTCATGGTCTTGCTAAGCAAACTGACAAGCAGTTCTTATTATTGCGAGCTCACACGCAGACTCTTTTACAGAACACAACTCGCTACACAAACACAACGCGCCGCGCGCAAATGCAGCGACCCAGATCGAAGATCGTGCGACGCGCGCGCCCGGCAGGGCGCCACAGAACAGAACCCAGATCACGCGCCGGTGCCGGTTGCCCCGGCGTCGCCGGCCTGGCCCGGCTCCTTCCTGGCAGCGAAGGCGCTGTCGTCGACCTTGCGCGACGCGGCATCCTCCACCTTGTCCTGCACCTTCTCGATCTGGATGTTGCCCTGGTCCTCCCGCGACCTCAGGTCCGTGCGCGTGCGGTTCTCCCCGCCGCCCACCGACCCGTACGTCGTCGGCGTCGTCTCCCCGACCGGGTGCGCCCCCTGTGCCCCCGACATCCTGCCTGTCTTCACTACACCGCACACACGTATGTATATATGCGCTTGCTCCTGGCTGATTCGACGTGCGCTCTTCCTGCTCGGCTCCGGTGTTGTCTGGCGGCAGCGGGCCGGCGTATAAATATAGCTGGGCTGCAGCGAGCGCGAGCGGCGCGGTATCGGCGCGTGGCATGGGGACGTGGTGTGACGCGGGTGGTGTCCGCGTGACACATGGCTCGGATATATCTGCGCGGGGCGTCTAGATTGGACTCGTGTCCGCTGTCGCGCGCAGCTGGACGCTCGAGGCTTCGTGCTGCAGAGAGCGTGTGCGTTTCGCCGAGTAATGGATAAACATCAACTCGGGGTCAGCTGGCGTCTAGGATGATAATGGTCGGCGTGCCCGCCAAAACCACATTGGCCTGTGGTCGTTTCTGCAAAAAAAAAagtgttcactcatttcagtttgTATTGTAattcatattgaaatatccaaagcaTTTTATacttgtgaacagagggagtagatttcAGTGGTGTAGTTAGGATTTTGGGCCAGGTGATCCAGTTGACTATCAGCTAAACTTATTAAAACCTTGAAGCAAATAAAAGTAAGCTCCTCAACTTCCAAGAATCTCGTAACAAGATTCGgaaaagaaagaggaagaggtttaactataagttgcttcttgacaaagGGGTGATACCAAAGAATCTTGAGAGATTGAAAAACTTGAAAAAGGACATGAAAAGCTAAAAAAAAAGAACTTgaaaacactccggttgaaaagaggaaGACAAGGAATACAACACGAACTTGGACAAGAAAGGAGGAAATCGAAGGAGATGAAACATACACACGTTCGACCGAACtagacatgggaggagtccgttaaaagagatctgaaggactggtgtatcaccaaagaactagccatgaacagggcgcgtggaagcttgctatccatgtgccagaaccatgagttggtcgagatcttatgggtttcacctctaacctaccacAACTTATTTGAGACTAAAGGCTTTGTTCCGGCAAGCTCAACATGATATCGGATTTATAGGTGAAAGATTTACGTGGCAACAAGGGCAAATTGGAGACAGGCTCGATAAAGTGACTGTGACTTGAGATGGACTCAGATGTTCCCGATCATTGGGATCGTCAACCTGGAGTTCAGCCAGTCTAATCACAGGCCTTTATTGATTTGTACATAGCACCACAATTCGGCAAGTACAGGTGCACCGGCCAAAAAAAATTTGAAGCCCATTGGCCGGAAGAATATGAATTCGGGGATCGAGTACATCAGGCATGGGCCGACGCGTATGTTCGTGCTGATGGAGGAGTGATCTCAAAACTGTCATACATGCATGTTGAATTCCATGACTGGGGTTAGTGAGTACTAAAGAAACCCAAGAAGAGATTACGTAGAGCCTAGAAGGAACTCGACAAGGTGATGAGTGGTGCAATGAATGTTGAATCCAAGGTAAAAATGAAAGAATTGGCACAACCTGTTGAGTACTTACTTGAGCTCGAAGAAATCCAACACATGCAACGATCCCACGTAAATTGGCTCCATAATGGTGATGGCAACACCCAATTTTTTGACCTGTTTGCCACAACAGAAGGAAGAGGAATAGAACAACCCACCTAAAAATAATCAGGGCTGGTGGGTAGAAGGTATCGACCATCTTAATCCAATAATTCAATCTTATTTTTAATGACATTTTTTCCTCAAAGGTTCATGGTACAGATCCGGTTGTCCTGGAGAAAGTCCAAAGACGTGTAAAGGACCATATGAATGATGCACAATACCTACTTACACAACTGATGATGTGAAGAAGGTTGTCTAGAGTGTCGGGGATCTCAAGGCCCCGGAGCTGGATGGTCTTCATGCCATCTTTTACAAAAAGATATTGGCACATCCTCGGTGAGGAGATCTCTCATGAGGTGTAGGTTGCTATAAATTCAGGAACAATACGAGAGGAGTGGAATGACACAATCGTGGTATTAATAACTAAGATTGAATCTCCCGAATTAATTACGTAGCACCGCTCTATCAGCATGTGCAAGTTATCCATAAAATCATTTCAAAGATGTCAAATGTCGTCTAAAAATCATCCTTCCAGAGATCATCTCCTTTGTTGATTAAGTTTGTGTGATATGAAATTGGACATCATAAGGCCTATGACAGAGTTGAATGAGTTTTCTTAAGAAAAATGATGATAAAATTGGATTTCAAGCAATGGGTCAACTTAATTATGAACTGTGTGAGCTATGTGAAATATACGATCAGGTATAGTTCTTAGGAGACAGAGAGTTTCATCCATGCAAGGGGCATTAGGCAAGCGAACCCCCTTACCTTTTTTTTTTTACTTTGTGTTGAGAAGTTATCAAGTATTttgatgcatgaaaaataagctGATGGTATTGATGGGATTAGTGTGCAGAAATGCGCCATCAATGTCACACCTACTttttgcctatatacatgatcgctgctttggatatcgtcataattattttctcttctatcaattgtccaacagtaatttgtttacccatcatatgatattttctcaagagaagccactagtgaaatctacgcccccgggtctatttctatctattattttcagatctattattccaaaaaacccaaaataccttgctgcactctttctttatttattttattttgtattttcgctagatctatttatccaattctcatctccttgcaattactttattttccatttccctctcgttttcatctccaccacttctaaaaagtttttacaaaaatacaaaaattattttttgtttgctcgtttattatctttgtttgtgttacaatgtgccttctatttgcttgcaccTTCATTTGCTAAAAATCTactgatatggatcctcatccacttgctactCTTTTCAAAAGACCAAATTATAataaaccaattgctagtgagttgagtgcacttgattatctctatgaacttttgcttgaaaatcatgaatctGAAAAATTGTGATGAGGTGTTAAACGAAaattttataaagtgattcatgacagctccttcaatgaaaagcctgattgcaattatgttattataaattccattaatgttaattgtgttaataatatgcaaaacaccaagcttggggatgctaattttgcggTGTCCACtatttattgcaatgatcatgattggggtgataatgcttcttacgATCTTGATAGTTTAtgtaagcctcatgatgaataggtttgcaacaatattgaaagtgggttcggaagagtatcaactctaggtaaaaataatcccacatatttggagagtgttcagtcctatgatttttttataaaagtgagttcggagaggtcataactttagttgatgttaatcccactatcttggaaaattataaaacttttatgcatgtggatcatgaagagaaaattttatatgatatctatattgttggattttattatgatcctacatgtaattattatgaaagaggaaaatatggttgtagaaattttcatgttactaaattacctctcgttatgttgagattgctattgtttctttattcttccttgcatatgctagatatttcttgcttgataatttgtttgcctaaaaaatgtctatgcataggaagtatgttagacttaaatgtgattgtCACAAGTTTtaggatgctctctttatgcttcaattcttgtctttcatgtgagcatcgttaaaaTTCCAAGCCTATCTTAacggctataaagaaagagcttgttgggagacaacccaataattTTCCTGTTCTTAAATAAGTacacaattatgctattgttatgattgtgttttttatgttttaattagtgtttgtgataAGTAAAGcatttaggatcatgttgggtgatagttgatttgaccctgttggaaaacagaaacttttccgtCCAGTAGAAGAATATTTTAAAATCACAGAAGcttgataaaattctgaattttaagcacaggattgatatacaaattgcctacattttcctaattttttagaatttttggagttacagaagtccagattactacagacggttctgtttttgatagattatgtttttgttgcattgtctgcttattttgataaatctatggacTATATgggggggggtataagccatggtaaagttggaatacaataggtataatgcaataataaaaaatgaatgggtttgcaacagtacttaaagtggtggtttgcttttattatactaacggtCTCACGaagattttttgttaagttttgtgtgattgaagttttcaagttttgggtgagatcacgatggatgaacgaataaggagtgaaaagagcctaaggctggggatgcccatggcaccccaaggtaatattcaaggagaaccaagcaactaagcttggggatgccccggaaggcatcccctctttcttctaacaaccatcagtaattttacttggagctatatttttattcgtcacatatcatgagttttgcttggagcgtcttgtattatatgagtctttggttgtttttctttttagtttgttacaatcatccttgctggacacacctatttgaaaaagccataatgatgctatgatttgttagaattgctctgtgtgcttcacttaaaaTTTTTGAGCTatagaattgctctagtgcttcacctatatcttttttagcatggtggtgctttaatttttgaagaaatactctcatgcttcacttatgttaattttagagttagtaaatttttgaagaaattctctcatacttcacttatattattttgagagatgaaaagaattatttatgctcatgttcttcacttaaatttgtttgagagcttgctataagcaatggtaatatatgaaattagtcccaaagtgatagatatccaagggggatataataaaaactttcatgaagatcattggatattacaAACTTGGTTcattgcaatagttttgagatacgatgatagtaatatgtgagtcatgttggtgagtaattatgttttagtattggtgttaaggtttgtgattccctatgcaagcacgaaag
Coding sequences within:
- the LOC123074592 gene encoding uncharacterized protein; protein product: MSGAQGAHPVGETTPTTYGSVGGGENRTRTDLRSREDQGNIQIEKVQDKVEDAASRKVDDSAFAARKEPGQAGDAGATGTGA